The following DNA comes from Methanothermus fervidus DSM 2088.
CGTCATACCTAGCATAATACGCATCTATCGCTGTATGAAATACACATATATGTGTATGTATTCCTGTTAACACCAAAGTATCAATATTTAAATCTCTTAAAATATAATCTAGACCTGTTTCTCTAAAACCGCTGTATGACCTCTTATACAAAACTATATCCTTATCTTCAGGTTTTAATTCATCAATTATTTCACTTTCCGGACTTTCTGCCATTGCATGAGGGCCCCATATCTTTAGTTCATGATCAAAATGGAAATGCTTGTCAGCAAGATATATAATTGGTATTTTATTTTCTCTTGCAACTTTGATTAATTCTTTTATAACTGGTATTATTTTTCTTGATTCTGGACTACTAAGTTTCCCATGTACAAATTCTTCCAACATGTCAATTATCAGAAGTGCTATTTTCACAATAATCACCCAAAAATATTCAAGCAACAACTTTTAAACAAATTTTAATAATAATTTTTATTTCAACCTTTCAAACTTATAAATGTAAAATAAAAATATTACTAACTATAAATAAAATATTATCATTGCGGGATAGAATGTTAAAGATAGGCGTTGTTGTCCATGGCCCACACATCATAGATACAGGATATGCATTAAAAATAATCAAACTTCTAGAAAGGTATGGGAAAGTAAAGGCCGTACTTGGTGGAACAATGGGTAGAACGGCAGTGTATGATGCACATCTTGAGAATATTATAGATATATCAAAAAAAAGGTTGCCAAGTGAATCTATAGATATGTTAGCAAAAGAATGTGAC
Coding sequences within:
- a CDS encoding isochorismatase hydrolase (COGs: COG1335 Amidase related to nicotinamidase~InterPro IPR000868: IPR003881~KEGG: dka:DKAM_1450 isochorismatase hydrolase~PFAM: isochorismatase hydrolase~SPTR: B8D6P5 Isochorismatase hydrolase~PFAM: Isochorismatase family), with the protein product MLEYFWVIIVKIALLIIDMLEEFVHGKLSSPESRKIIPVIKELIKVARENKIPIIYLADKHFHFDHELKIWGPHAMAESPESEIIDELKPEDKDIVLYKRSYSGFRETGLDYILRDLNIDTLVLTGIHTHICVFHTAIDAYYARYDVIIVEDGVSALSNEDHEWALKYMKEILGCKVMKANEVQKLLEK